DNA from Vicia villosa cultivar HV-30 ecotype Madison, WI unplaced genomic scaffold, Vvil1.0 ctg.000133F_1_1, whole genome shotgun sequence:
agcctAGGTGTCTGAAGAAAACCTTTAGCTATTAACATTGATTTGTGGTTAGAAATTGATCCACTTGGCTTCAACTTCACCTTGAAAACCTATCTGACATTGATGGCTTTCTTCTCCTTTGGAAGCCCAGTCAACTCCTAAGTCTGGTTTCTTTATATAGCCTTAAGTTCTTCCTTCATGGCTTTCACCCGTATTTTCTTCTTGATGTGCGTCTTCTATATTCACAGGTTCAGAGACTGCTAACATGGCAAACTTAACTACTTGGGTAGTTCATATTTGGTTTTCCCTTTGAAATGAAGCATTAGGTCTCTATGACAGGGGGCAATGGACCTGTCTGATTGTACAAGCTCCAAAGAGCTATGATGTCAGACCATATGTCTGAACATTTGACTTCTGAAGAGCCTTGAAGAAGAAGACTTTTGTGTAACTACCGTGTATCTCATATATATTTCTGTTTGCAGTTTGATGTAAGATTACATGGCATGTAGTTCTGGTTTTATTCCTATCTCCGGGACATAACTGtgctttggttgttttagccaaaatttgccaaagggggagattgttagtaccATGGTTTTATGATTGGCATAATTTTGCTAAAATATGGTTTTTAACTGATGTAgagcaagatgttgaaacatcttgacCAACTGTCATGATAGGTTCTGTCAGTAGTTGTGACATACTATACCAAAATATCAtcacaattcaaacatttttaatccttgaagatatgattgaaaaatatgagtttCTAGAATATTCAAACACTCATACAGGCGCAACCAATAATGGAGTTTTTAGGACAAATAGAGATTGATGTAGTTTCAGAAAAAGAATCATTGAGACTTTTTTAGGaaactaagatttgatttgatttaatttgttccTATTTTTGGTAAAGATCTTGCAGCTGATTGAAAAAAGAGAAGATAGTATTTTATCCAGAAATCCAAGCCCATACTGCAAGAGTCTATAGAAAGAAACTTGCTAAACCTAGTATAGCAAGCTTTTACAAGAAGAAATCTGTGGGTGAAATAAGGGTTTAGGTTTTAAAAGGAGTTCAAGCTCCTTGTGTTTTTTGTTTGTGTGTCACGCATGTATCTTATGATACATTGAGGTAGTGTGATTGTTACTTGACTGGTtgtcaagttattgttctcactcttaaaGATTTTAAGcataagagttgagtattattcttgattgaagcttttaataaAGATCAAGTATTGTTTATTTGAAAGTTTAGTCTTTCTATTTGGTTCCTCTGGTCACAAGGTGTGTGACTATTTTTATCACTGAGGTGATGCGAAGTGATATGGTGATTTCTCACATCTAGATGTTGATTTTTCACATCTAGATGTTGATTTCCAGGTAGAAGTTGCACGAGTTAATGATTAGGAAAAAAGTTGTAATCTGGGAttatttaggctttgaactaatactattatagtgaTTTTTCTTCCTAGTTTGGTACCCCCCaaattaggtgttgttgcactgaactgggttaacaatttactATGTTATTTATCATTTTACAGTTTATTTAAGTTTTGATATTTGTACTGTCTGtcagcagatgttataacatctaactTGACATTGTGAGTTGTTAGGACATCAGTCTTAACATTTGTTTTGTAAGTTCCAAAACTTCACTTTCCATAAAACACCAGAATTTTTGTATTCAAACTACCGTTTCCATCATTCATCTTCGATATTATGCAAGAAGTCACTAAGATCTCACCAAACACTCGTGTTTCTTAATCCCTCAAAATCAAGAAATGTGATTCTGATACGATTCTAGTCTTCAATCCACTGTaaattgaatgaatctaaaatcAAAACAATAACACACCTCACTTACACATGTGTTTCCTATAACGAGTGAGGTAGCTTCTTATCCTTTAGCATGCTCTTTGTAATATCTAGCAAAGTACGATTTCTTCTTTCAACAATATCATTATAATGTGTAGTATACAGAGCTGTTAGTTCATGCTCAactctattttcttcacaaaacTGTCTGAACTCagtagagttatactcacctccaccatcagtTATGAATCTTCAGGTTTTGACCACTCTGACTTTCTGCCTTCACATTAAACTTCATAAACTTAGTAAATACCTCATGCTTAAACTTGATGAGTTCTACACATATCATTCTTGTGAAATCATCCACAAATGACACAAAATACTTGTTTCCTCCAAATGAAGGTTCGGGGAATGACCCACACATATCAGAGTGCAAAAATCCTAAAGCATGCTTTGATCTTGGAACTACTTCTGATGCAAATGACAATCTAGGTTGGTTACCTTTCATGAATATCTCGCATGACTTAttaggcttcacaatctttggaatgccaaGTACCATCTTCTTAGAATTCAAATGCCCCAAGCTTCTGAAGTTCAGATGCCCCAATCTCGTATGCCACAACTCATTGTCACCTTCAGCGGTTTATTCACTAAGGCATTGAGTTTCATTTGTCTCCACATAAACCTTGAATATTTTATTGCTTCCCTACTCATATTGCATAATCAGCTTCAGAtcagaatcatacaacttcaagagactGTCCTTCATAGTAATTAAGAAACCTTTCTTAATTATTTGACCTGCACTCATTAGATTTCTCTTCATGTACGAAACATAGCAAATATCTTTGATCAAAACAGTTTTACCATTCTTCACTTTAATTTTGGAATTTCCTATTACTTTGGCATTAAGGAACTTATCATCAGCACACCTAATCTTTTTCCTCTTTCtggagtcaaagtctatcagccattatTTGTTTCTAATTATGTGATTTAAGCAGCCAATTTCCATATACCACAATTATGGCCATTCACTATAGTCAAAATCAGAAGCCATCAATATTAGAGGTTCATCATCAGACTCTCTAGCTATGTTTGCTCCTTCTAACTTCTATCCTTTGTTTGACCAACACTCAAAAGCATAACGGCCAACATTCTCACAATAGTATAATTGAATCTTCTTCTTGTCAAGCTTCTCTCTTCCCGTATGATGTTTCTTTTTATTAGAATTAGACGCTTCTGACTTTTGAGAACCACCATGTTTCTTCTTGGCTTCTGAAAAAAAAAGGCTTATGACTCTTCCTACCAGAAGACGCCTTCAAAGCCTGCTATACCTCTCTCTCAGAGGTCCCCTCAgttagacgcaactcttgtgcttctagactACTTTGCAGTTCTTCAATTCACATGGTGCTCAGAtccttagaatgttcaatagctacaataatgtaatcaaattgaggagtaagtgatctCAGTACCTTTTCAATAATCACTTGTTCTGAGAGCGTTTCTCCACAAgctttcatctcattagtgatcagagTCACTCTGAAGATGTACTTAGGtaccttctcattgttcttcatgttgagattctcacaCTACATACGTATAGACTAAAGCTCCACCTTTTTCATTGATGCGTCACCGCCATAGCACCGTACTAGTGTGTCCCACGCAGCCTTTGTGGTCGTCAAATCAgagatcttctcaaacacattcgcaTCCACGCATTGATGGATGTAAAACAAGACTTTATGATCCTTCTTCTTTGTTTTTTGTTGCACATTTATTTGCGCTTTCGTTGCATCCGCAACAACATGCGTGTAACAGTCGTTGACGAGAACAAGCACATATTGAGCGCCAAACAACACACCCATCCTAATCATCCACGGATTCCAATTATTTCCATCAAACACCGAAAGGTTTAAATTCAAACTATTGTTTCCATCGTTCATCTTCGATATTATGCAAGAAATCATTTAGATCTCACCAAACACTCGTGTTTACCGATCTCTCAAAATCAAGAAATGTGATTCTGATACGATTCTGGTCTTCAATTTACTGTAAATTGAGTGAATCTGAAATCAAAATAATCACACACCTCACGTACACTCGTATTTCCCTTTCCGTGGATCTGAACCAGAGCTCTAGATATCAATTGTTGGAacttaaggttgaagatgaagatgaggaagatgatgatgaagagagagaaaaaagaggatATGTAACTAACTTTTACTCAGTTGGAAAACAGTTACAATAAATAATTCTACTCTATAACATTACATTGCAAAAATGCAATATATACTAAACCTATATTAAATCAACTAGCTAAAGCCTAATACATGACCCAAATAAACTAACAATACTGAAGATGCAATTACACTTCAACTGACATGTATAACATtgtatattctttctcatatgtCTATTCCTATCTTGAATGTTCCTCGAATGGCTTTGTTGTTAATCCAAGAACAATTTTCATATTGTCCTTCCATTCTATTATGACCGATGAAGCTATGTTTCTTAGGTTTAGACATCAAATTTTAGAATTTCCCCTCACCAATTCTAGCTAATTACTGTGGAATGGCAACTATCCATGGTGAAAACTATAAGCGGTAAGGTATTTATAATATGATTACACTTTCCATTGGTTGACAAGATGTTTGATATAGAGCACttcggctttggctaatatgcgtaaggattttccttatgcaccatgcataagcctacataagccattggatcatgtttttaatccattattgagtattgaatattgagtattgagtggtgagtattgagtattgagtaataacaattgatgtctagaatttgatccaatgatccaagggtccataataatctatgcatggtgcatagatttttatctatgcacggtaactgcacccgagCACTTCTTTAGTGTTCCCAAGCCTAGTCTATCACCACCAACAATTTGTTTCCCATTATTCTTGACGTCGCTTCCTTTCTTGGTCTGTCTACCACATAATCTTTGGCTCTATATGCTTATGATTCCTACTTTCCAAAGCTAGGGATTCCTTTCAACCAGAAGGTTTCATGTTAATCTATATTATTGATCCTCAATGTTAATATTTTTGATACAACTTCAAATGCATGGCACAACGCATTTTTATTGTATTGGTTCAACAAATTATTCATATGCATTGAGTTTGTAGTTTTATTCCAAAAGTTACAACTATATTCTCAATGTTAAAGATCTATTGAAGCATATCTTCGAGGGGTCCTCGTTTCTCTCCTTAAATTGTTGCTATGTGTTCAAAATTTTAGAGTCATTATACAATTTAGCTATAGCTAAGGGGACATTGAAAAATATATTAACAAtgcatattctttctcatatgtCCATTCCTATATTGAACATTCCtcaaatgttattttttttttgtgtaagcaagattttCATATAAGGGAGAACTAATGTTCTCCAACCCGGTTACACAAATACACGGGACAAGAcccaacaaaaagaaaaaattacataACCAATTGCTACTACGATAAAAAGTACAAAGGGTCCTTGCAAAAATCGTAGAAAGAGTAATTGGGGTGTATAATTTTTCCACAAAATGACCACTTCCAAACCAAATGCTTAATATTCCAAACggtattattcacattccaaTTTTCCTTCCGGAAACTACTTCTGTTCCTAATCAACCATAAACTCCAAGTAATAGCCAACCAAACAACACCTAATTTCCTCTCCTTCACCTTTTTGCTATAAAAAAATGagtgccaatccataaaattcgacATACACTCTTTGTCTACTCTATCCTCTTTACCCACCCAAAAAGCAATTTCACTCCAAATCTTTTTAACCACCGAACAACTAAAACATAAATGACTACAACTTTCCACACAATATCCACAAAAAGAACACTTTAAGTCATCAAAAGGAATAAAAATACCTTGAAGCACCAACAAGTCCTTCATCGGAAGCCTATCATGAAAAAGTCTCCATCCGAAAGCCATGATCTTCATCGGGACCTCCAACCTCCATAATAACCCGAAAGCAACATCATTCCTATTGGGAGGACCGAACGGAATATGGATATTATCATAAAAATTATAGCAAGACGCCACCGAAAATTCTGAATTCAAGCTTTTTTCCCACACAACGTTATCCTTTCCTTCTAACCAACCTCTAAACGCCTCCACTCGCCCTTTCAACGCCACCGCTTCCTCCCCTAAGATCATCTCTTCCACTCCCATATCACATAATCCAAAATCCCCCCATTTCCACTCTCCTTCCACCCATCCACCCATGGCCGTCATGGATACTTTCTTAAGACATGAGATCTTGTACAAATTTGGGAAATCTTCTTTCAAAGTACATCCCTCCAACCACTTGGCCTCCCAAAAAGGGGTagaaaaaccattatgaatcgAGAACCTACAATGAGCAATAAAAGGGTCAAAAGATGACAGAGGGATAATCTTAATTAAATTCTTCCACCAAAAAGAGCATCTTGAGAAAACTTTCTTTTCCTCTCCTCCACCGCACATTTTCAAAGACAAATCTCCATAACGAACATGCAACACTTTATGCCACAACGAATTTGCCCCTTTAAGAATCTGCCATCTCCATTTGTTAAGAAGAGCCAAgttgaacaaaatgatatttTTGACTCCTAACCCCCCTTTATTCAAGGGTAAAGTAACATCCTCCCACTTTATCCAATgaattcttcttctttcttctactCCACCCCATAAAAATTTGCTTTGAATGCCATTAATCCTCTTAACAACCTTACTTGGTAATTTGTAAAAAGACATCCAAAAAATGGACAAGGAACTAAGCACAGACTTTAAAAGGGTAATTCTTCCTCCCATATTCAAAAAGCGATTTGTCCACCCATCCAAACGGTTCTTCAACTTTGACAAAAGAGGATACCAAGTGGCTTCTTTCCTAGGATTGAACCCAATAGGAATACCGAGAAAATAAAAGTTACTATCCTCCACTTTACACGAGAGAAAATGAGAAACCGCCTCCAAAAAATGTAAATTGGAATTTATGCCAATTAACTTACTTTTGTGATAGTTAATTCCAAGACCCGACACTAACTCAAAAGCCCGAAGCACGACTCTCATAGCCCACACATGTTTCCAATTACCCTCTCCCACTAttaaagtgtcatccgcaaattgaagaatatacACCGGACAAGACCCATTAATATTAAAGCTTTGAAATTCACCCACTTCAATCGATTTTCTAACAAGCCCCGTTAATCCTTCCgccaccaaaacaaaaagaaaaggagataacGGATCACCTTGTCTCAATCCTCTACTCACCTTAAATTCCTTCGTTGGACTCCCGTTAGCAAGCACGGACATATTACTATTAAACACCAATaattccatccatttcatccatttCTCTCCGAACCCCATTCTTTTAAGCATAAACCTTAAAAAACTCCAACTCACCTTATCATAAGCTTTTTCAAAGTCTACCTTAAATAAAACACAATTCTTGTATTCTTTTCTTGCATAGTCCACCACCTCATTCGCCACAACCACTCCATCTAACAATTGCCTACCGGGGACGAAAGCACTTTGACACGGAGAAATAATAGAATTGAGCACTCCTTTTATTCTTCCCGACAAAAGCTTAGCCACCACTTTATATAAGAAACCCACCAAGAAAATGGGACGATAATCATCTAAGCCGATCAGATTATTAGATTTAGGAACAAGCGTCAAAAAAGAAGAG
Protein-coding regions in this window:
- the LOC131624543 gene encoding uncharacterized protein LOC131624543, which translates into the protein MCLKVKGRWDFVLKEKLKLLKDKLKRWNRDVFGKTNLDIEEDVNDINLADERMKWLKEGDTNSGFFHKVMKQRRLHNHIGPILTSGGMVELVEDVREEVFKHFGNKFVEPEVTRPVLDGVQFNTLNFINFFNYFFLGRPISKVITSSFLTLVPKSNNLIGLDDYRPIFLVGFLYKVVAKLLSGRIKGVLNSIISPCQSAFVPGRQLLDGVVVANEVVDYARKEYKNCVLFKVDFEKAYDKVSWSFLRFMLKRMGFGEKWMKWMELLVFNSNMSVLANGSPTKEFKVSRGLRQGDPLSPFLFVLVAEGLTGLVRKSIEVGEFQSFNINGSCPVYILQFADDTLIVGEGNWKHVWAMRVVLRAFELVSGLGINYHKSKLIGINSNLHFLEAVSHFLSCKVEDSNFYFLGIPIGFNPRKEATWYPLLSKLKNRLDGWTNRFLNMGGRITLLKSVLSSLSIFWMSFYKLPSKVVKRINGIQSKFLWGGVEERRRIHWIKWEDVTLPLNKGGLGVKNIILFNLALLNKWRWQILKGANSLWHKVLHVRYGDLSLKMCGGGEEKKVFSRCSFWWKNLIKIIPLSSFDPFIAHCRFSIHNGFSTPFWEAKWLEGCTLKEDFPNLYKISCLKKVSMTAMGGWVEGEWKWGDFGLCDMGVEEMILGEEAVALKGRVEAFRGWLEGKDNVVWEKSLNSEFSVASCYNFYDNIHIPFGPPNRNDVAFGLLWRLEVPMKIMAFGWRLFHDRLPMKDLLVLQGIFIPFDDLKCSFCGYCVESCSHLCFSCSVVKKIWSEIAFWVGKEDRVDKECMSNFMDWHSFFYSKKVKERKLGVVWLAITWSLWLIRNRSSFRKENWNVNNTVWNIKHLMNDGNNSLNLNLSVFDGNNWNPWMIRMGVLFGAQYVLVLVNDCYTHVVADATKAQINVQQKTKKKDHKVLFYIHQCVDANVFEKISDLTTTKAAWDTLVRCYGGDASMKKVEL